Proteins from a single region of Belliella baltica DSM 15883:
- a CDS encoding alpha-ketoacid dehydrogenase subunit alpha/beta, with protein sequence MTEVATLSKNRNPKPLNKEQLLKDYRIAQESRQASLMGRKEVFMGKAKFGIFGDGKELAQLAMARYFENGDFRAGYYRDQTFMFAIDQLTVKEYFAQLYAHTDVEADPASAGRLMNGHFATRSLNNDGTWKNLTEMKNSSADISPTAAQMPKLLGLAYASKLFKENKGLHELTEFSNKGNEVAWGTIGNASTSEGMFFESINAAGVLQVPMVISVWDDGYGISVPNEYHTTKGSISEILKGLQRNDDQKGYEIFVVKGWDYEALDRAFENAARIAREEHVPVLIHVVEVTQPQGHSTSGSHERYKSAERLEWEKNHDCILKFREFLLDRKIADEEQLNQIESEAKQFVKEQKDLAWKSFADGIKDELKEAVDLLSALASKSSNTSAIMQLAEDLKKTLNPIRKDVISTVRRALWLVRTDSDDVKADLKAWYANQQDLNNDRYNSHLYSESIYSVEKIASIAPKYTEESPLVDGREILQACFDDILQRDPRFFAFGEDVGKIGDVNQAFAGLQAKYGELRVTDTGIRECTIIGQGLGAALRGLRPMAEIQYLDYIYYALMTLADDVASLQYRTKGGQKAPLIVRTRGHRLEGVWHAGSPIGMLLHSLRGMLICVPRDMTQAAGMYNTLLEADEPALVIECLNGYRLKEKMPSNIGEFKVPLGVPEILKEGNDMTVVTYGSMCRIVMDAAQELSDMGIDIEVIDAQTLLPFDTTGIVGKSIQKTNRVLFADEDVPGGASAYMMQQVIEDQKAYYHLDSEPATLAAKAHRPAYSSDGDYFSKPSVEDVVEKIYAMMNEFDPAKFPSID encoded by the coding sequence ATGACAGAAGTGGCGACATTATCTAAAAATCGAAACCCGAAGCCCCTAAATAAGGAGCAACTTTTGAAAGATTACCGAATAGCACAAGAAAGCAGGCAGGCTTCTCTGATGGGAAGAAAGGAAGTTTTTATGGGAAAGGCTAAATTCGGAATTTTTGGTGATGGTAAAGAATTGGCTCAATTGGCCATGGCTAGATATTTTGAAAATGGTGATTTTAGAGCTGGTTATTATAGAGATCAGACTTTTATGTTTGCCATAGATCAACTGACAGTCAAAGAATATTTCGCTCAGCTTTATGCTCATACTGATGTGGAAGCTGATCCCGCTTCTGCAGGCAGACTTATGAATGGTCATTTTGCGACAAGATCATTGAATAATGATGGAACTTGGAAAAATCTCACAGAAATGAAAAACTCTTCTGCGGATATTTCTCCAACAGCTGCTCAAATGCCAAAATTGCTCGGGCTTGCGTATGCATCTAAGTTGTTCAAAGAAAATAAAGGACTTCATGAACTAACCGAGTTTTCAAACAAAGGAAATGAAGTAGCATGGGGTACTATCGGAAATGCATCCACTTCAGAAGGGATGTTTTTTGAATCCATCAACGCAGCAGGTGTACTTCAAGTCCCTATGGTAATCTCAGTCTGGGATGATGGCTATGGAATCTCTGTTCCCAATGAATATCATACTACAAAAGGCAGCATTTCTGAAATCCTCAAAGGATTACAGCGCAATGATGACCAAAAGGGCTATGAAATCTTTGTAGTCAAAGGTTGGGATTATGAAGCTTTGGATAGAGCATTTGAAAATGCAGCTAGGATTGCAAGAGAAGAACATGTACCTGTATTGATTCACGTAGTAGAAGTAACACAACCTCAAGGTCATTCTACCTCAGGTTCGCATGAAAGATATAAATCGGCAGAAAGATTGGAATGGGAAAAAAATCATGACTGCATTCTAAAATTCAGAGAATTTCTTCTAGATAGAAAAATTGCTGATGAAGAGCAGCTCAACCAAATAGAATCAGAGGCTAAACAATTTGTCAAAGAGCAAAAAGATTTGGCATGGAAGTCTTTCGCAGATGGAATCAAAGATGAACTGAAAGAAGCGGTGGATTTGCTTTCAGCTCTTGCTTCAAAATCTTCAAATACTTCGGCGATCATGCAGTTAGCCGAGGATTTGAAAAAAACATTGAATCCAATCAGAAAAGATGTAATCAGTACAGTAAGGAGAGCACTTTGGCTCGTAAGAACTGATTCTGACGATGTGAAAGCTGATTTGAAAGCTTGGTATGCTAATCAACAAGATCTTAATAATGACAGATACAACAGTCATTTATACAGTGAGTCAATCTATAGTGTAGAAAAAATCGCTTCTATCGCGCCCAAATATACCGAAGAGTCTCCACTAGTAGATGGAAGAGAAATCTTACAAGCCTGTTTTGATGATATTCTTCAAAGAGATCCTCGATTTTTTGCTTTTGGTGAAGATGTAGGAAAGATTGGCGATGTTAATCAGGCTTTCGCTGGATTACAAGCCAAATATGGTGAGTTGAGAGTGACGGATACGGGAATCAGAGAATGTACCATCATAGGTCAGGGACTTGGTGCAGCGCTCAGAGGACTTCGCCCGATGGCTGAAATTCAATATTTAGATTATATTTATTATGCATTGATGACTTTGGCCGATGATGTTGCCTCCTTGCAATATCGTACCAAAGGAGGTCAAAAAGCTCCGTTAATTGTTCGTACAAGAGGGCATAGATTAGAAGGGGTTTGGCATGCAGGTTCACCGATTGGTATGCTGCTTCATTCTTTGAGAGGGATGTTGATTTGTGTTCCAAGAGACATGACCCAAGCCGCAGGAATGTACAATACCTTATTAGAAGCAGACGAACCAGCTTTAGTGATTGAATGTCTAAATGGCTATAGGCTAAAAGAAAAAATGCCAAGTAATATTGGCGAATTTAAAGTACCCCTAGGAGTTCCTGAAATTCTGAAAGAAGGAAATGATATGACTGTGGTAACTTATGGTTCTATGTGTAGGATTGTAATGGATGCTGCCCAAGAATTGAGCGATATGGGAATTGATATTGAAGTGATTGATGCTCAGACTTTATTGCCATTTGATACAACTGGCATCGTAGGAAAATCTATTCAGAAGACGAACAGGGTTTTGTTTGCAGATGAAGACGTTCCAGGAGGAGCTTCGGCTTACATGATGCAGCAAGTGATCGAAGATCAAAAAGCTTATTATCACTTGGATTCAGAGCCTGCTACTTTAGCAGCAAAAGCTCATAGACCAGCTTATTCTTCTGATGGGGATTACTTCTCTAAACCTTCCGTTGAAGATGTTGTAGAGAAAATTTATGCTATGATGAACGAATTCGATCCTGCTAAATTTCCTTCGATTGACTAA